In Paroedura picta isolate Pp20150507F chromosome 1, Ppicta_v3.0, whole genome shotgun sequence, the following are encoded in one genomic region:
- the KCNS3 gene encoding delayed-rectifier potassium channel regulatory subunit KCNS3, with protein MVYGEFFHRPGQDEELVNLNVGGFKQSIGQSTLLRFPHTRLGKLLKCHSEEAILELCDDYSVADKEYYFDRNPSLFRYVLNFYYTGKLHVMEELCVFSFSQEIEYWGINELFIDSCCSNRYQERKEDGPEKDWDQKSNEESMDSTLEESSIFEKELEKFDKLCLGNLRKNIWIRMENPASCLSAKLIAVSSLSVVLASIVTMCIHSMPEFQELDANEREIENPVLEVVEIICIIWFTSELVIRLAAAPSQKKFWKNPLNIIDFVSIIPFYATLAVDRKEEESEDIENMGKVVQILRLMRIFRILKLARHSVGLRSLGATLRHSYHEVGLLLLFLAVGISIFSVLTYSVEKDDETSELQSIPICWWWATISMTTVGYGDTFPVTLAGKIIGTSCIICGILVVALPITIIFNKFSKYYQKQKDIDVEPCNNSPQEKTNELPYFNIRDIYAKKMHSFISSLSSVGIVANDQDSTDASSIQDAEDVYIVTSLQNERASLVSSKTHL; from the coding sequence ATGGTGTATGGTGAGTTCTTCCACAGACCAGGACAAGACGAGGAGCTCGTCAACTTGAACGTGGGTGGCTTCAAGCAGTCCATTGGCCAAAGTACATTGCTCAGATTTCCCCATACAAGGCTTGGGAAACTACTCAAATGCCACTCAGAAGAGGCTATTCTGGAACTGTGCGACGACTACAGTGTTGCAGACAAGGAGTATTATTTTGATCGGAACCCTTCCTTGTTCAGATACGTGCTGAACTTCTATTACACAGGTAAACTCCACGTCATGGAAGAGCTTTGTGTCTTCTCCTTCAGCCAAGAAATAGAATATTGGGGCATCAACGAACTCTTCATTGATTCCTGTTGTAGCAACAGGTaccaagaaaggaaagaagacgGTCCTGAGAAGGACTGGGACCAGAAAAGCAATGAAGAAAGTATGGACTCTACATTGGAAGAGTCTTCCATTTTTGAGAAGGAGCTTGAGAAGTTTGATAAGCTGTGTCTCGGGAACTTGCGCAAGAACATATGGATCAGGATGGAGAATCCCGCTTCTTGTTTGTCAGCCAAGTTGATTGCTGTTTCATCCTTGAGCGTGGTCCTGGCCTCTATAGTGACCATGTGTATCCACAGCATGCCGGAGTTCCAAGAGTTGGATGCCAATGAAAGAGAGATTGAAAACCCTGTTCTGGAGGTTGTGGAGATCATATGCATTATCTGGTTCACCTCTGAGCTGGTGATCAGGTTGGCTGCTGCTCCCAGTCAGAAGAAGTTCTGGAAGAATCCACTGAACATTATCGATTTTGTCTCCATCATCCCCTTCTACGCCACCTTGGCGGTGGACAGAAAGGAGGAAGAGAGCGAAGACATTGAAAATATGGGCAAAGTGGTTCAGATCTTACGGCTAATGAGGATATTCCGCATCCTGAAGCTGGCGAGGCATTCCGTCGGACTGCGGTCCCTGGGTGCCACTTTACGGCACAGTTACCACGAGGTTGGGCTTCTGCTTTTGTTCCTGGCTGTGGGGATTTCTATTTTTTCCGTTCTGACCTATTCAGTGGAGAAAGACGACGAGACGTCAGAACTGCAGAGCATCCCCATCTGCTGGTGGTGGGCCACCATTAGCATGACCACTGTTGGCTATGGAGACACCTTTCCAGTCACCTTGGCCGGAAAGATCATTGGGACATCTTGCATCATCTGTGGAATATTAGTGGTGGCTCTCCCAATCACCATCATTTTCAACAAGTTCTCCAAGTACTATCAGAAGCAGAAGGACATCGACGTGGAGCCGTGCAACAACAGCCCCCAGGAAAAGACCAATGAGCTTCCGTATTTTAATATTAGGGATATTTATGCAAAAAAGATGCACTCCTTTATTTCTAGCCTTTCTTCAGTAGGAATTGTAGCCAACGATCAAGACTCTACGGACGCCTCCAGTATCCAAGACGCTGAGGATGTTTATATCGTAACATCTTTGCAGAACG